Sequence from the Sanguibacter keddieii DSM 10542 genome:
GGTGCTCGCGAATACGGTGTTCCCGATCTTCCTCGACAAGCCCTTCTCTGACCAGCCGTGGGACACGTACCTCAACCTGGTGCCGCTGGTCGACTACGAGGTCGTCGACGCCGTGACGAACGTCGTGGTCTTCGTCCCGCTGGGGGTGCTGCTCCCGCTGTTCTTCGTGCGTGCGCCGTGGTGGCGGGTGCTGCTCCTGGGGGCGGGCCTGAGCCTGCTCATCGAGGTGTCGCAGTACCTGACGGCGAACCTCCTCGGTGGCGGTCACGTCGCCGACGTGAACGACCTGCTCTTCAACGTGGTGGGCACCGGGGTCGGGCTCGCGCTGCTCGAGGCCGTGCGGCGGATCCCGGGTGTCGCGCAGGTCGTCGACGGGTTCCGCTGGCGCTGAGCGCGGGGTGGCAGGCCGTTAATCAATTGTGATTTACTAATCCCATGAGTCGCCCGCCCCGATCCACCGACGCCGAGCTGCTGGACCGCATCGGCGCCGCCCTGTCCCAGCGCACCTCGACCGAGCCCTGGGGCCTCGGCGACGTCGCACCGGCCGCGGGGATCAGCGCCGCAGGCCTCATCAAGCGCTTCGGGTCCAAGGAGCGCCTGCTGCACGCCCTCTCGCGACGCTGGATCGACACCGTGCCGTCTGCTCCGGCCGACCCCGAGCACGCTCTCGACGAGCTGCGGGCGTACGGCCGGGCGAACTTCGCGACAGCGTCGTCGTCTGCTGCGATCACCGGGCTCGGGGAGCTCATGCGAGACCTGTGGTCTCCAGAGGCGGTGGAGCTGCTCCGTGAAGGCTGGGACAAGCAGGCGCGGTACATCGAGAGCCTGCTCGCGCATCTCTCACTCCGCGCTGACCTCGACCACCGCGCAGCCGCCCTCACCGTGCTCGACGCCCTCCACGGGAGTCTCTACCGGCAAGCGGTCTCTCTCGACCCCACATCACCCGAACAGACCATCGACAACCTCCTCGAGGAATGGGCACGACCATGACCCGCACCTGGCGCGGATGCGTCTTCATCGGGACGAGCCTCGACGGCTACATCGCCAAGCCCGACGGCGACCTCTCCTGGCTCACCGCCCCCGAGCCGCGAGGCCACGCAGCCGAGGAGGGGGCGCACCCTGCTCTGGTCTGGAAGACGTTCTTCCCGACCATCGACACTCTCGTCATGGGACGGACGACGTACGACACGGTGTCAGGCTTCGACGAGTGGCCGTTCGAGGGCAAGACCGTCATCGTGCTCAGCACGACGCTCGACGCCAGCGACCGCGCCCAGGTGGTGCGCTCCGTCGACGAGGCCAGCGACCTGCTCGCACGCACCGGAGCCGAACGTGTCTACGTCGACGGCGGCCGGACCATCCAGTCGTTCGTCTCGGCGGGTCTCGTCGACGAGATCACCGTGTCCGTCGCGCCGGTGCTCCTCGGTCGCGGGAGCCGTCTCTTCGGAGACCTCGACCGCGACGTCCTGCTGACGCTCCGTGGCCACCACTCGACCGACGGCGACGGGCTCCTGCGCGTGACCTACGACGTCTCGCGGCGCTGAAGCCTCTGCTGACGCGGTCTCAGGCGCGCGCGGTCGCGAAAGCCCTGTCGAGGAGCTCGCCCACGGGCGTCGCACCGTCGCGACGAGTCCACTCGGCGAGAGCGACGTCCAGGCACGCCAGCGCGGTGTGGATGAGGGTCTGGGCGCGGAACGCCCTGCTGTCCTCGGGGCCGTCGAGCCGGTCGATGATGACCGGCTCGAGGAGCGCGGCCCAGGCGATGTGCTTCTCGAGGTTGCGTGCCCGGAGCGAGGCTGTGCTCATCATGACCCGCATCGTCCGCAGGCCGGTCGCGGTCCCGGCGGCGGTGCTCTCCTCGACCGGCGCGAAGGCGTTCCGGAGCACCTGCCAGACCGGCTCGTCGGTGGGGCGGGTCTGCGCGGCGTCGCGCACGAGCAGCCCGAAGGGGGCCGGGTCGCCGATGACCACGTCCTCCTTCACGGGGAAGTAGCGGAAAAAGCTCCGCGTGGACATGCCCACGGCCGAGGCGATGTCTTCGATGGTCGTCTGGTCGAAGCCGCGCTCGTCGAACAGGCGCAGCGCCTGCTCGGCGACGTGCTCTCGTGCCGAGGCGCGCGTGACGCTCCTGAGCCCTGATGCCGGTGCCCGCGTTGCCTCTGTCATGCCCCCATCCTAGTCCAGAGGTGGCGGCTCGCGAAGCAACTGTCATAGAGTGACAGAAGTGGCGTACAGTGAAGTCTCTCGACGGAAGGGAATGACCATGCAGAAGCGACAGCTCGGCCAGCAGGGCCTGGAGACCTCAGCCATCGGTTACGGCGCGATGGGCATCTCCATCGCCTACGGCCCCGGAGACCAGCAGGAGGGTGCAGCCACCATCGCGAAGGCCTACGACCTGGGCGTGAGGTTCTTCGACACCGCAGAGCTCTACGGGTGGGGCGAGAACGAGAAGATCGTGGGCCAGGCGGTCAAGGGCTTCCGCGACGACATCCAGATCGCGACGAAGTTCGGGTTCACCCACGACTACGGCCAGGACAGCCGCCCCGAGCGCATCCGCGAGGTCCTCGACAACAGCCTGCGCTACCTGGGGGTCGACTACGTCGACCTCTTCTACCAGCACCGCGTGGACCCGGACGTGCCGATCGAGGACGTCGCCGGCACCGTCAAGGAGCTCATCGACGCAGGCAAGGTCAAGTACTTCGGCCTCTCCGAAGCCGGCCCTGCCACGATCCGCCGCGCTCACGCGGTCCAGCCCGTCTCGGTGCTCCAGACCGAGTACTCCCTCTTCGAGCGCGACGTCGAGGCGATCTTCCCCACGCTCACCGACCTCGGGATCGGATTCGTCCCCTACTCGCCTCTGGGGCGTGGGTTCCTCACCGGCACCGCGCGACCGGCCCACGAGTACGACGAGACCGACATGCGCCGCACCGACCCGCGCTGGCAGCCCGGCAACTTCGAGAAGAACCTCGAGGCCACCGCGCAGCTGACCGAGCTGGCCACGTCCAAGGGCGCGACCGTCGCCCAGCTGGCCCTGGCCTGGCTCCTGGCCCAGGGCGAGCGGATCGTCCCGATCCCCGGAACCCGCTCCCAGGCGCGCATCGCCGAGAACGTCGGCGCAGTCGACGTGACGCTGACCCCGAACGACCTCGACCTCATCGCCGCGATCCTGCCCGCCGGCGGGCACGGAGCCCGCTACGCCGAGGCCAACCTCCCCCCCGTGGGACTGACCCCGCAGACACCATGCTCGGGCCGGTCAGCGACAGCTTCCGCGAGCAGTACGGCATCGCCACCGAGTTCACCGAGTTCCGTGCCGTGAACCGCTGAGTCACCCAGCACCCCGCAGCCGGCGGAGGCCCCGCGTCGAGAACCTTACGACGCGTGGTCCCGCCGGTTGACCCAGGGGGGCACCGCGACGACTCATCGCGGGCCCCTTTCACCGTCTGACTACCGCTCAACACACAAGAGGAGCCACCTATGGCTGACCAGCAGCTCCACGTGACGCTGAACAACGGCGTGACCATGCCTGCCCTCGGGCTCGGCGTCTACCAGAGCTCGCCCGAGGAGACCACCGCCGCGGTCGTCTCCGCACTGCAGACCGGCTACCGGCACATCGACACCGCCGCTGCCTACTTCAACGAGCGTGAGGTCGGCGAAGGCATCAAGCGCTCTGGCGTCGAGCGTTCCGAGATCTTCGTCGAGACGAAGATCTGGATGAGCGACTACGGCTACGAGGAGACGCTGCGAGGCTTCGAGAAGAGCCGCCGCAAGCTCGACGTCGACCAGATCGACCTCCTGGTGCTCCACCAGCCCCTCGCCGACGAGTTCGACAAGACGATCGCCGCCTACCGTGCGCTCGAGACCCTGCTCGCCGACGGCCGCGTCCGCGCGATCGGTGTCTCCAACTTCATGCCCAGCCAGCTGCAGGCGATCGTCGACGCATCCTCGGTGGTGCCAGCGGTCAACCAGATCGAGGTGCACCCCTACTTCTCCCAGCCCCAGTGGCGCGTGGCCAACGACCAGTACGGCGTCCTGACCCAGTCGTGGTCGCCGATCGGCGGGTCGTACACCTACGGTGACTCCACCAAGAACCCCTTCACCGAGCCCGTCCTGACCGACCTGGCCGGGCGCTACGGCAAGACCCCGGCCCAGGTCATGCTCCGGTGGCACATCGACCACGGCTTCTCTGCCATCCCGAAGTCGGTCAAGGCGCACCGCATCGCGGAGAACTTCGACGTGTTCGACTTCTCCCTCGCCCCGGCGGAGATCGCGGCGATCGACGCCCTCGACACTGGCGTGCGCGGCGGACCCGACTCCAACACCCTGAACCTCGACAACTACGGATTCGCGATCCCCGAGTGATCCGAGGGCCGACTGGCGTCACCACGACGCCCCTCGCCCCCCCTCTACTCGCGTGACTCCTCGTCTAACGAGCGTGCAGCCGGTCTCGAACGGAACGGTGCCACCAACAACGGCGCGGCCCAGCAACAGCTGGTCCGTGCCGTTGCCGCGTTCCCAAGGTGTCGCCGTCTCGGGAGGCACTCCGCCCCACCGGAAACGATCGTTTCTGGTGGCGGGCCCCGCGAGGACAGCATGTTGTTGCCGTTCTGGCGGTGAGGGTTCGCTAGTCTCGGTCGATGGGGCAGCGCAGCGCACGGCAGCGATCTGCGGTCTTGGCGGCTGCGCTCGTCGGGGGATCAGGTGACGTCCTCGACTTCCTGCTCCCACTGTGGGCGGGATCGGCCCTGGGTGCCTCCCCTGCGCAGATCGGCGTGCTCGTCGCCCTCGAGCTCGTGGTGTCATTCATCGCGCGCCCGTTCGCCGGGTGGTTGGCCGATCACCGCGAACGCGCCCGGGTCGCCGCCGCGGGCTCGCTGCTCTACGGACTCGGCTGCTTCGGTTACGCCCTCGCGCCAGGGATCGAGGTCGCTCTCCTCGCGGCAGGGACGACCGGGATAGGTGGGGCGCTGTTGTGGGTCGCGGTGCGCGCGATCACGGCCGAGCACCTCGTCGACGACGGTGGTGCTTTCGCGCACTTGTTCTCGAGGATCGCTCTCGTCGCCTGGATCGTCTGGGTTCCAGCGATGGTCCTGCTGCCGATCGTCGGCTACCGGGCCTTGTTCGCAGCGTTCGGTGCCACGTGCCTGGTCGGGTCGGCCGCACTCCTCTTGCGTGCCGAGAGCACGTTTCGGCCCGCGGACTCGTCGACGGACAGCGCCAGGAATGACCTTCAGCGTCTTGGCCCCTTGCTCGCGGTCGTCGCATTGATGAGCATCGCGGAAGCTGGCATCGGCCTCCTCGTCCTGCTGCACCTTCAGATGACGACCGAGCTCGATGTCTTCCAGATTGCCCTGGTGTTTCTGCCCGGTGGCATCGCTCTGACCGTTCTCCCCGGGCCACTGCACCGCCTCACAGGGCACTGGGGGCGCAGGAGGATCTACATGGTGGGGGCGGGGGCCTCGGCGATCTGCGCAGCGGGGCTCGCTGCGGCACCTGGGCCGGTCGCCATCGCCGCGCTGTGGATCCTGACGAGTGCATCTTGGGCTGCCCTCACACCAGTGGACGAGGCGGTGGTGGCCGAGGTCAGCACCTCAGTACGGGCTGGCCGTGGGATGAGTTTGCTGAGCAATGCTGCACTGGCCGGTGGAGCGGTCGGGGCCGCCGGTGCCGGGTCGCTTTATGGTGTGACGTCGTGGGCCGTGGTGTGCCTGGTGCTCGCCGGGATCCTCGTCACCGCAGCTGTCGCTGGACCGTTGGCGCTGCTTTGCATGGACGTTCTGGACAAGCCGGGCAGGGCCGAGCAGCCGCCGAAGCCCAACGTGTGTTGATCATCGATTCAGCCAAGGGATGGAGTCATCACCGGAAACGATCGTTTCTGGTGGTGGAGGGTGCGGACCCTGGAAGCTGCCACCAGAAACGGTGTCCGCCCGAAACGGGTTTTGAATCGGTGACCGTTTCTGGTCAGGCCGGTCGCGGGGGTGGTTTTGGCGCGCCCGAAACCCCTCTGGAGAGGGGACCCGCTAGCCGTCGTGCCCCTCAGGGGCGGGCGTCAGTGAGAGCGGGGTGGGGTGGTGCTGTGCAACAATCGACTGGATCGGTTTTCTTCGATCCAACGTCACGTCCCAGGGAGCGCTCATGAGTTCGACCGCCGACCACCTGCCCGTCGTCGTCATCGGTGCTGGGCCTGTTGGCCTTGCGGCCGCTGCGCACCTGATCGAGCGGGGTGTGGAGCCGCTGGTGGTCGAGCAGGGGGACGCGGTCGGCGCTGCGGTCTCCTCGTGGGGGCACGTGCGCCTGTTCTCGCCGTGGCGCTACGACGTCGACGCGGCCGCGCTCCGGCTCCTGGAGCCCACAGGGTGGCGCTCGCCCGACCCGGACACTCTGCCCACGGGGGCGGAGCTCGTCGCCGACTACCTCACTCCTCTCGCCGCCCTCCCGCAGATCACTGAGCGTCTGCGCCTGGGGTCGAAGGTCACCGGCATCACGCGCGACGGGGCGGACAAGACGCGCTCCTTGGGCCGCGACCGTCAGCCCTATCGCGTGCGGATCGTGGCCGGGGGCCAGGTCCAGGACGTGCTGGCCCGAGCCGTCATCGACACCTCAGGGACCTGGGACCACACCAACCCGATCGGCACCGGTGGGCTGCCAGCCCTTGGCGAGAAGGAGAACGCCGGCTACCTCACCGGCCCCCTGCCCGACGTCCTGGGCCGGGACCGCGCGCGGTTCGCCGGCACCCACACCCTCGTGGTCGGCATGGGGCACTCGGCCGCCAACACGCTGCTGGCCCTGGTCGAGCTCGCCGAGACCGCGCCGGGAACGACGATCACCTGGGCGATCCGCGGCGGGTCGGCCCGCCGGCTCTTCGGGGGCGGGAGCGACGACGAGCTGCCCGCACGCGGGCTGCTGGGCTCGCGACTGAAGGAGGCCACCGAGTCAGGGCGCATCACCCTGATCAAGCGCGCCTCTATTGAGCAGATCAGCGGAGAAGGTCAGCGTGTCCGGGTCACGGGCAGCACCCGAGACGAGGTCCTGGACGTGACGGTCGACCAGGTCGTCAACGCCACCGGGTTCCGCCCTGACCTCGACATCGTGCGCGAGGTGCGCCTGGACCTCGACAGCGCCATGGAGTGCCCGGCCGGTCTCGCCGAGCTCATCGACCCCAACTACCACTCCTGCGGCACAGTCCCCGCCCACGGTGAGCAGCTGCTGCGCCACCCCGACGCCGGGTTCTACATCGCCGGGATGAAGAGCTACGGGCGAGCGCCGACCTTCCTGCTGGCCACCGGCTACGAGCAGGTCCGGTCCATCGCCGCTGCCCTGGCCGGAGACACCGCCGCCGCGATGGCGGTCGAGCTGAACCTGCCGGCGACCGGTGTGTGCTCGACCGACGTCGCGGCCGACGGTGAAGAGACCTCGTGCTGCGGGACGAACGAGACCCCGCAGCTGCTGACGATCGGCGCACCGGCAACGACTGGTTTCGCCACCGGCCTGGCGCACGGGCGGTCAGCGGACTCGGCCTGACCAGGGGGTAGGCCGAAGAAGGCCCTCCCGTCCGAGCGCGGACGGGAGGGCCTTCGTCATGCAGCAGGTGGAAGTCAGTGCGCTTCGAGGGCGTCGACGGCCTCGACGAGCTCGGTCGGGGAGTCCTGCGCACCGACGAGGTCTGCGAGGTAGTGCTGGGCGTCGAGCGCCGCGGCGCAGCCGGACCCGGCGGCCGTGATCGCCTGGCGGTAGGTGTGGTCGACGGCGTCGCCGCAGGCGAAGACACCCTCGAGGTTGGTGCGTGTCGAGCGACCCTGCACCTCGATGTATCCCTCGTCGTCGAGCGTGACCTGGCCCTTGACGAGCTCGGTGCGCGGGTCGTGACCGATGGCCACGAACAGGCCCCCGGCCGCGACGTCGCGCTCTTCACCGGTGAGGGTGTCGCGCAGGCGCACACCCTCGACCTTGTCCGCGCCGTGGATCGCGACGACCTCAGAGTTCCAGGCGAACTCGATCTTCGGGTCGGACGCAGCACGCTCGGCCATGATCTTCGAGGCGCGCAGCGAGTCGCGGCGGTGCACCATCGTGACCTTCGAGGCGAAGCGCGTGAGGAACGTCGCCTCTTCGACGGCCGAGTCGCCGCCACCGACGACCACGATCTCCTGGTCGCGGAAGAAGAACCCGTCGCAGGTCGCGCACCAGGACACCCCACGCCCGGACAGGCGCGTCTCGTCCTCGAGACCCAGCTCGCGGTAGGCCGAGCCTGTCGCGAGGATCACCGCGCGGGCGGAGAACACCTCGCCCGAGCCTGTGGTGACGACCTTGATCGGACCGTCGAGGTCGAGGCTCGTCGCGTCGTCCCACTCGATCCGGGCGCCGAAGCGCTCGGCCTGCTTCTGCATGTTCTCCATGAGCTCAGGGCCCATGATGCCCTCGACGAAGCCCGGGAAGTTCTCGACCTCGGTCGTGTTCATCAGTGCGCCACCAGCGGTCACCGACCCGGCCAGGACCAGCGGGGCCAGCCCGGCGCGCGCCGCGTAGACGGCAGCGGTGTACCCGGCCGGACCGGACCCGACGATGATGAGCTCGTGCGTGGGGCTGGTCATGCTCATGCCGCCGGCGTCAGGGGTGCAGGGGTCACGCCGAGCTCGTCGAGCAGGTTCAGGATGCGGGCCTGGATGTCATCGCGGATGGGCCGCACGGCCTCGATGCCCTGTCCGGCAGGGTCGTCGAGCTTCCAGTCTTCGTAGCGCTTGCCGGGGAAGATCGGGCACACGTCACCGCAGCCCATGGTGATCACGACGTCGGAGGCCTTGACCGCGTCGGGGGTCAGGACCTTGGGGGTCTCGGTGCGGATGTCGATGCCGAGCTCGAGCATGGCCTCGACGGCGGTCGGGTTGATCTGGTCAGCCGGCTCGGACCCGGCCGAGCGGACCTCGACGTTGCCTGCGCCCAGGGCGGTGAGGAATCCTGCGGCCATCTGGGAGCGGCCGGCGTTGTGGACGCAGACGAACAGCACGGACGGCTTGGCGGGGGCGGTGTTCTCAGTCATGAACGTTCTCCAGGTCAGGTGCGGATGAAGGTCAGGCGGGCAGGTCGAGATCGGGCAGCAGATCGGCCAGCAGGACGCGCACGTGGGCGTCGATCTGCTCGGTGATCGCCAGCACCCCGTCGTGGGAGGCCAGGGCCGGGTCGCCCACGACCCACTCCTCGTAGCGGGTGCCGGGCAGGATCGGGCAGGTGTCACCGCAGCCCATGGACACCACGACGTCGGCGGCGCGGACCGCGTCGTCGGTGAGGGGCTTGGGGAACGCGGCGTCGGCGTCCGCGCCGAGGGAGTCCAGGACGTCGCGGACCTCGGGGTGGAGGTCTGCGGCGGGCGCGGACCCGGCAGAGCGCACCACCACCCGGTCTCCGGCGTAGCGTCGCACGAGCTCGGCGGCCAGCTGGGAGCGTCCGGCGTTGGCCACGCAGACGAACAGCACCTGCGGCACGCCGGTCGCTGCCTGGGCGCGGGTGAGGTCTTCGAGGCGCTGGCGGGCGAAGCGCTCAGCAGCCACCACCAGGTGCGAACGAACGCCCGCGCTGCGGGCCAGGGCGGTGTAGGACTCGCGCACCGTGGTGGTGACGGTCTGGGCACTCAGGTGCTCGAAGCGCTGGGCGAGCTCGCCGGCGATGCGGGTCAAGATCGCGTCGACGTCTTCGAGCCCTACCGCTGACCCGGCGCGGGTGAGGTTCTCCAGCGCTGCGGGGGCGAAGGCGTCCAGCAGCGTGCTGACCGCCCCGCGCAGGGCCGGTGCGACCCGGTAGTAGACCCAGGTGCCGCGCCGCTCGGAGGTCAGCAGGCCGTTGTCCTTGAGCACGCGCAGGTGGTGGGAGACGGTGGGCTGGGCGATGTCGGCGACGGTCGCGATGTCGCACACGCACGCCTCGCCGGTCGGGGAGGTGGTGATGAAGGACAGCATCCGCAGGCGCAGCGGGTCGGCCACGGACTTGAGCATCGCCGCGACGGCCACGGCTGAGTCCAGGCTCATGCTCGTGCTCGCAGGGGTGACCTGATCGCACGTCTGCTCGGCGGTGAGGGAGGAGGTCATGGCTGCACCTGTCGGTCGGAGACGGTCTGGTAGGGGTCTACGGCGAACCAGCGCCGCCCGACCCACAAGGTCACGTAGACGAGGGCGACCAGGACGGGGACCTCGATGAGCGGCCCGACGACCCCGGCCAGAGCCTGCCCGGACGTCGCGCCGAAGGTGCCGATCGCCACGGCGATCGCGAGCTCGAAGTTGTTGCCTGCTGCGGTGAAGGCCAGCGTGGTGGACTTCGCGTACCCCAGGCCCAGGGTCTTGCCGGTCACGATGCCCAGGCCCCACATGAGGGCGAAGTAGACCAGCAGCGGCAGGGCGATGCGGGCGACGTCGAGCGGATTCGAGGTGACCGCGTCGCCCTGGAGGGCGAAGAGCAGCACGATCGTGAACAGCAGCCCATAGAGCGCCCAGGGTCCGATGACGGGCAGGTAGGTCTCCTCGTACCACTGGCGTCCCTTGGTCCGCTCGCCGACGGCCCGTGAGGCGAAGCCGGCTACGAGCGGGACGCCGAGGAAGACCAGGACGTTGAGGGCGATCTGGCCCATCGAGATGTCCAGGCCTGCGGTGTCGAGGCCGAGCCAGCCAGGCAGGACGGTGAGGTAGAAGTAGCCCAGGAGCGAGAAGGCGACGACCTGGAACACGGAGTTGATCGCGATGAGCACCGCAGCGGCCTCCCGGTCACCGCAGGCCAGGTCGTTCCAGATGACGACCATCGCGATGCAGCGCGCCAGCCCCACGATGATCAGGCCCGTGCGGTACTCGGGAAGGTCGGGCAGGAAGATCCACGCCAGGGCGAACATCACCCCGGGGCCGATGATCCAGTTCAGCGCCAGGGAGCTGAACAGCAGGCGCTTGTCCCCGGTCACGGCGGCGACCTTGTCATAACGGACCTTGGCCAGCACCGGGTACATCATCACCAGCAGCCCGAGCCCGATCGGCACCGAGATGCCGCCGACCTCCATGCGGGAGAGCACGTCGGAGACGCCCGGGATGAAGCGTCCGAGCAGCAGGCCGGCGACCATCGCCAGGCCGATCCACGCCGGCAGCCAGCGGTCGAGGGTGGAGAGCCGGGGCGGTGAGCCTGGGCCGGTCGTCGTGGTCGCAGCGGAGACGTCAGTCACGGGGAGCCAATCGCGCAGAGGGGGCCACCTGAGCAGCCTGTATCGGTCTGCATCTATATTGACTTATCTCGATACAGAAGAGCAAGCGAGGTCCCGAACGTTCGACTGCCGTTCACCTGCGCCGGTCCTGGGAAGGTCAGGGGTGGGGGCTGCGGCGTTCGAGCAGCGCGACATCGCGCCAGGTGCCCTTCAGCTGGGCTATGCGTTCGCGGACCCCCACGACGCGGAAGCCGGCGCGCGCGTGCAGTCGCATGCTCGCGGTGTTCTCCGGGAAGATTCCCGCCTGGATCGTCCAGATGCCCGTCACCTCTGTCGAGGCGACCAGATGGGCGAGCAGAGCCCCGCCGACCCCGTGGCCGGCGGCGGCGGGGTCGACGTAGACCGAGTTCTCCACGACGCCGGCGTAGGCCGGCCGGGCCGAAATCGGGCTCACCGCGCACCAGCCCACGACCAGACCGGACGCGTCGACCGCGACGGTGCGGTGGGTGTCGAGCTTGCCCTGGTCGAACGCTTCCCACGACGGGACGGTTGTCTCGAACGTCGCCTGGCCGGTCGCGATGCCGGCCGTGTAGATGTCGGCGACCCGCCCCCAGTCACTCGGGGTCATCGCTCGCAGGGTGAGGCCCGCAGGTGTCATGCGGGCATGGCTGATGTCAGCAGCTGCCTGCCGAGCTCGTCGAAGCGGGGGTGCTGGATCGTGTAGTACGACCAGGTCCCACGCCGCTCCCGGGTGAGCAAGCCGGCCTCGACGAGAATCTTCAGGTGATGGCTCACCGTCGCCTGGCTCAGGCCCACAGGCTCGGTCAGGTCGCACACGCACGCCTCCCCACCCTCGCCCGAGGCCACCAGCGCCAGCAGGCGCAGGCGCGTGGGGTCGCCCAGGGCTTTGTACCCGCGAGCGATGTCCTCGGCCGCGCCGACGTCCAGGGAGTCGCGGACCGCCGGGACACAGCACTCGGTGGTGGTCGAGGTCAGTGTGCTCATCTGCTCATCGTCCCATGCATCGATCGAAACCGATGATGGCCGAGGGGCGAGCACACAGACCTAGGCCGGGACGGCGAGCTAGTTGTTCGGGGTGTCGTCCATCGCGAAGATCCGGTCGCCGAGGTCGTCGTCGGTGTAGCGCCACAGCGGCATGGGCAGGTCGGGGTCGGAGTGGGGCCCGCGGAGCATCCGGTACCCCTCGGGGATCTCTTCCCAGAGCCCGGCGCGGATCAGGCGATCGATCGAGTCTTGGTCGCCGCCTGCCGTCCCGACGGCGAAGTCGCGAGGAACGATGCCGGTGCGGCCGTGGCTGCCGGTCCAGGCCCCGGTCGACATGAACAGGCCAACCGCCGCCAGGCCCTCAGGTCCGCGCAGGCCGTCGAGCTCGTGGATGTCTGAGTGAAAGTCGAAGGTCCCCATGCCCTTGAGTATCTCCGCCTGATCGGGGAGCCGCATCCGACCTAGGTCGTGGGTGCGGGTTGGGCTGGGGTGAGGCGTGGGACGAGGCGGACGAGGATCACCATGGCCACGAGCTCGACGAGGGTCTGGGTGACCACGGCGAGCGGGGCGATCGAGAGCGAAGCCGGCAGCGCCAGGGCTAGGGGCAGGACGACCAGGGAGTTGCGGGTGGCAGTGGAGAACATCACGGCCCGGGTCGCGGGCACGTCGAGCCGCCCGACCCTGGCGGCGACCTTCCCGAGAGCCACGGCGATGACGACGAAGGCGACGTACAGGGGCAGGACTCGGGCCAGGGCGGCGACCTCGGACCCGACAGCGGCGATCTGGGAGCCGATGACGACGGCGAGGGTGGCCATCATCAGCGGCACCATCGCCCCGGCCATGACGTTCTCGACGGCTCGCCCGGCGCGGTGGCGGCGGGCGAGGGCCTGGACG
This genomic interval carries:
- the trxB gene encoding thioredoxin-disulfide reductase; amino-acid sequence: MSMTSPTHELIIVGSGPAGYTAAVYAARAGLAPLVLAGSVTAGGALMNTTEVENFPGFVEGIMGPELMENMQKQAERFGARIEWDDATSLDLDGPIKVVTTGSGEVFSARAVILATGSAYRELGLEDETRLSGRGVSWCATCDGFFFRDQEIVVVGGGDSAVEEATFLTRFASKVTMVHRRDSLRASKIMAERAASDPKIEFAWNSEVVAIHGADKVEGVRLRDTLTGEERDVAAGGLFVAIGHDPRTELVKGQVTLDDEGYIEVQGRSTRTNLEGVFACGDAVDHTYRQAITAAGSGCAAALDAQHYLADLVGAQDSPTELVEAVDALEAH
- a CDS encoding arsenate reductase ArsC — encoded protein: MTENTAPAKPSVLFVCVHNAGRSQMAAGFLTALGAGNVEVRSAGSEPADQINPTAVEAMLELGIDIRTETPKVLTPDAVKASDVVITMGCGDVCPIFPGKRYEDWKLDDPAGQGIEAVRPIRDDIQARILNLLDELGVTPAPLTPAA
- a CDS encoding metalloregulator ArsR/SmtB family transcription factor, with translation MTSSLTAEQTCDQVTPASTSMSLDSAVAVAAMLKSVADPLRLRMLSFITTSPTGEACVCDIATVADIAQPTVSHHLRVLKDNGLLTSERRGTWVYYRVAPALRGAVSTLLDAFAPAALENLTRAGSAVGLEDVDAILTRIAGELAQRFEHLSAQTVTTTVRESYTALARSAGVRSHLVVAAERFARQRLEDLTRAQAATGVPQVLFVCVANAGRSQLAAELVRRYAGDRVVVRSAGSAPAADLHPEVRDVLDSLGADADAAFPKPLTDDAVRAADVVVSMGCGDTCPILPGTRYEEWVVGDPALASHDGVLAITEQIDAHVRVLLADLLPDLDLPA
- the arsB gene encoding ACR3 family arsenite efflux transporter, which encodes MTDVSAATTTTGPGSPPRLSTLDRWLPAWIGLAMVAGLLLGRFIPGVSDVLSRMEVGGISVPIGLGLLVMMYPVLAKVRYDKVAAVTGDKRLLFSSLALNWIIGPGVMFALAWIFLPDLPEYRTGLIIVGLARCIAMVVIWNDLACGDREAAAVLIAINSVFQVVAFSLLGYFYLTVLPGWLGLDTAGLDISMGQIALNVLVFLGVPLVAGFASRAVGERTKGRQWYEETYLPVIGPWALYGLLFTIVLLFALQGDAVTSNPLDVARIALPLLVYFALMWGLGIVTGKTLGLGYAKSTTLAFTAAGNNFELAIAVAIGTFGATSGQALAGVVGPLIEVPVLVALVYVTLWVGRRWFAVDPYQTVSDRQVQP
- a CDS encoding GNAT family N-acetyltransferase, with protein sequence MTPAGLTLRAMTPSDWGRVADIYTAGIATGQATFETTVPSWEAFDQGKLDTHRTVAVDASGLVVGWCAVSPISARPAYAGVVENSVYVDPAAAGHGVGGALLAHLVASTEVTGIWTIQAGIFPENTASMRLHARAGFRVVGVRERIAQLKGTWRDVALLERRSPHP
- a CDS encoding ArsR/SmtB family transcription factor, whose protein sequence is MSTLTSTTTECCVPAVRDSLDVGAAEDIARGYKALGDPTRLRLLALVASGEGGEACVCDLTEPVGLSQATVSHHLKILVEAGLLTRERRGTWSYYTIQHPRFDELGRQLLTSAMPA